From the Thermococcus sp. M39 genome, one window contains:
- a CDS encoding DUF134 domain-containing protein, with translation MPWGMGRGRGRGRRRKMRFIGLIPEIRHFYPARPPIGPPQPPIFMTYEEFEALRLVDYEGLTQEEAGKRMGVSRGTVWRALSSARKKVAQMLVEGRELIILAQGNEVPKTQSSDNEE, from the coding sequence ATGCCTTGGGGAATGGGAAGGGGTAGAGGCAGAGGACGAAGGAGAAAGATGCGCTTTATTGGTCTTATTCCGGAGATTAGGCACTTCTACCCAGCGCGCCCGCCTATTGGACCTCCCCAGCCGCCGATTTTCATGACATATGAGGAGTTCGAGGCATTGAGATTAGTGGATTATGAAGGACTAACTCAAGAAGAAGCAGGAAAGAGAATGGGCGTTTCAAGAGGAACGGTCTGGAGAGCTTTAAGCTCAGCAAGGAAGAAAGTTGCACAGATGCTTGTTGAGGGGAGAGAGCTGATAATTTTGGCTCAGGGAAATGAGGTGCCAAAGACTCAAAGCTCAGATAACGAGGAAT
- a CDS encoding 6-carboxytetrahydropterin synthase, whose protein sequence is MEFKVVERKIGWHKDFDSSHFLALPYDSKCLRIHGHTYNVDVEIWGDLDERGMIFDFNHLSNLIKEVDHRILTSAEWVKEEGEYIVIEKNNKTLKLPKKDVVLIDAPNVTAELIAEWFAKKIAEKAGKNVKRIKVKVWEDPRSYAEIVLER, encoded by the coding sequence ATGGAATTTAAAGTTGTAGAGAGAAAGATAGGATGGCACAAGGACTTTGACAGTTCGCATTTTTTGGCTCTGCCCTATGACAGCAAATGCTTGAGAATTCACGGGCATACTTACAACGTTGATGTTGAGATTTGGGGAGACTTAGATGAGAGGGGCATGATTTTTGACTTCAATCACTTAAGCAACCTCATTAAGGAAGTTGATCACCGCATTTTAACAAGTGCAGAGTGGGTTAAAGAAGAGGGAGAATACATAGTGATTGAAAAGAACAATAAAACTTTAAAACTCCCAAAAAAAGACGTAGTCCTAATTGATGCTCCCAATGTTACTGCTGAGCTTATAGCGGAGTGGTTTGCCAAGAAGATAGCAGAAAAAGCCGGGAAAAATGTAAAGCGAATAAAAGTCAAAGTCTGGGAAGACCCAAGGAGCTATGCCGAAATAGTATTAGAACGTTAA
- a CDS encoding PPC domain-containing DNA-binding protein, with protein MRLSRGRNFMFRIPEGEEFLTFINKFAEKNNILIGTVTAIGTLRNPKIGYFEEEKGEYKVIELSGVYELLSALGNISLKDGKPFAHIHVALGDKEGKVWGGHLIEGEVFVAEVIIHELLGEPLERKPQENGLSLWDAEKL; from the coding sequence ATGAGACTCTCAAGGGGAAGGAACTTCATGTTTAGAATCCCTGAAGGGGAAGAGTTTCTGACATTTATCAACAAATTTGCAGAAAAGAACAACATACTTATTGGAACAGTGACAGCAATTGGAACGCTTAGAAACCCAAAAATCGGATATTTTGAAGAAGAAAAAGGCGAATATAAGGTTATTGAGTTAAGTGGTGTTTACGAGCTGCTCTCCGCGTTGGGTAACATCAGCCTAAAGGACGGGAAGCCCTTTGCCCATATCCACGTAGCTTTGGGAGACAAGGAAGGTAAAGTCTGGGGTGGTCACTTAATTGAGGGAGAAGTATTTGTCGCTGAGGTTATCATTCATGAACTACTTGGAGAGCCCTTGGAAAGAAAGCCTCAAGAAAATGGATTATCCCTCTGGGATGCTGAAAAGCTTTGA
- a CDS encoding NifB/NifX family molybdenum-iron cluster-binding protein has protein sequence MRFIIATRKGGLDDFVSQSFGRAPTFTIVDVDENRNITNVQVVQNSSYSAPRGAGIQAAQFCIDEGADVVIAGQFGPNSSQVLQAAGIRFVSAPPTMTVEQAVHAYLRGELTQPILGAEGRGMGRGMGRGMRRGRGGW, from the coding sequence ATGAGGTTTATCATAGCTACGAGAAAAGGGGGACTAGACGATTTCGTAAGCCAATCTTTTGGGAGGGCTCCAACATTCACAATTGTTGATGTTGATGAAAATAGAAACATAACAAACGTTCAAGTGGTCCAGAATTCAAGCTACTCAGCCCCAAGAGGTGCGGGGATTCAGGCAGCACAGTTCTGTATAGATGAGGGTGCAGATGTTGTTATAGCTGGACAGTTTGGCCCAAATTCTTCACAAGTTCTTCAAGCTGCGGGCATAAGATTCGTCTCAGCACCACCGACTATGACAGTTGAACAAGCTGTTCATGCTTATCTTAGAGGGGAATTAACACAGCCAATCCTTGGAGCTGAAGGTAGAGGTATGGGTCGTGGTATGGGAAGAGGAATGAGACGTGGTAGAGGGGGATGGTAA
- a CDS encoding NifB/NifX family molybdenum-iron cluster-binding protein: MKIAVPSSANGGLEDTIAPVFARAPVFTIIEVENGEIKDVKTIQNPAVTAPSGAGPMVVQMLINEGVDTVIAPQLGPNALGAIQAAGINVYTFPPGIPIKEAVESMIKGAPQTAQPQVTAPAYPIPPAPAYGPAYPIPAYGFGYGWGRGRGWGRGGGRGGRGWGARLGYCPWTGMPSRRTLRWLYGWW; encoded by the coding sequence ATGAAAATTGCAGTTCCAAGCTCAGCTAATGGGGGATTAGAGGACACAATTGCACCAGTTTTCGCTAGAGCTCCAGTTTTCACTATAATTGAAGTTGAAAACGGTGAAATAAAGGATGTCAAGACAATTCAGAATCCGGCAGTTACTGCTCCAAGTGGAGCTGGTCCTATGGTTGTGCAAATGCTCATAAATGAAGGCGTTGATACAGTAATAGCACCCCAGCTTGGGCCAAACGCTTTAGGAGCAATCCAAGCTGCAGGAATTAATGTTTACACATTCCCACCAGGAATACCAATTAAAGAAGCTGTTGAGAGTATGATTAAGGGTGCTCCTCAAACAGCTCAGCCTCAAGTTACAGCACCAGCATATCCAATTCCACCAGCACCAGCCTATGGGCCAGCTTATCCGATCCCAGCTTATGGCTTTGGCTACGGTTGGGGTAGAGGCCGTGGTTGGGGAAGAGGTGGCGGCAGAGGAGGAAGAGGCTGGGGCGCTCGCTTGGGATACTGCCCGTGGACAGGAATGCCCAGCAGGAGAACGCTTAGGTGGCTTTATGGCTGGTGGTGA
- a CDS encoding DEAD/DEAH box helicase yields the protein MYLRRDLIQPRVYQEVIYAKCKDKNSLIVLPTGLGKTLIAMMIADYRLSKYGGKVLMLAPTKPLALQHRESFVRLFNLPPEKINVLTGELSPEQRAKIWERSIIITATPQTIENDLLVGRISLEDVVLLVFDEAHRAVGNYAYVYIAKEYMRQAKHPLILGLTASPGNDEEKIRQVLKNLYIEHVEVRTESSPDVRPYVQGIRFEWIKVELPEIYKEVRKLLREMLKDALKPLAEAGLVDSYSPDIPKKDVLKAGQIINAEVAKGNYEVGKLMLYQAKAMKLHHAIELLETQGLTALRAYLKKLYEERQTKSNKELMSDPRMKRAISLLIQARDLGLDHPKMDKLKELIKEQLEKKPNSKIIVFTNYRDTAKKIVKELVDIGIKVSRFVGQASRENDKGMSQKKQKEILDLFSQGVFNVLVATSVGEEGLDVPEVDLVVFYEPVPSAIRSIQRRGRTGRHKPGRVVILMAKGTRDEAYYWSSRHKEKQMIAVLKKVSEMVKKEKQASLLGFVKPKKEEEEKGELIVEEEKEQQKAEVSTEEVYEKLPVKPIFVKKPKGIVIYVDSRELKSQVPKYLKELGAHIEVKTLDVGDYIVSEDVAVERKSANDFIQSIIDGRLFDQVKRLTEAYARPVIIIEGQLYGIRNVHPNAIRGALAAVTIDWGVPILFSADAKETAQFIYLIAKREQEERKKEVAVRSEKKALTLADRQRLIVEGLPYVSATLAKRLLRHFGSVERVFTAKESELMEVEGIGEKIAREIRKVITAPYVEDENK from the coding sequence ATGTACTTACGAAGGGACTTAATCCAACCTCGTGTTTATCAGGAAGTCATTTATGCCAAGTGTAAGGATAAGAATAGTTTAATTGTTCTTCCAACTGGTTTAGGAAAAACGCTCATTGCAATGATGATTGCTGATTATAGACTGTCAAAATACGGTGGGAAGGTTTTAATGCTTGCCCCTACAAAGCCTCTTGCTCTTCAGCACAGAGAAAGCTTCGTTAGGCTTTTCAATTTACCTCCAGAGAAAATTAATGTCTTAACAGGTGAGCTCTCACCAGAGCAGCGAGCCAAAATCTGGGAGAGGAGCATAATCATCACGGCAACTCCTCAAACGATTGAAAATGATCTCCTCGTTGGGAGAATAAGCTTAGAAGATGTTGTTCTGCTTGTATTTGATGAAGCTCATAGAGCAGTTGGCAACTATGCATATGTTTACATTGCCAAAGAATACATGCGGCAGGCAAAGCATCCCCTCATTTTAGGTCTAACCGCCTCACCGGGTAATGATGAGGAAAAAATAAGACAAGTTCTAAAGAATTTGTACATCGAGCATGTTGAAGTGAGAACTGAAAGCTCTCCAGATGTTAGACCTTATGTACAAGGTATCAGATTTGAGTGGATTAAAGTTGAACTGCCCGAGATTTACAAAGAGGTTAGAAAGCTCTTGAGGGAAATGCTTAAGGATGCCTTAAAACCTTTAGCCGAAGCTGGCTTGGTGGATTCCTACTCTCCAGACATACCAAAGAAAGACGTCCTCAAAGCAGGGCAGATAATCAATGCCGAAGTTGCGAAAGGCAATTATGAAGTTGGGAAACTCATGCTCTATCAAGCTAAAGCTATGAAGCTCCACCATGCCATTGAGCTTTTGGAAACTCAAGGACTAACAGCACTAAGGGCTTATTTAAAAAAGCTTTACGAAGAGAGGCAAACAAAATCAAACAAAGAGCTCATGAGCGATCCAAGAATGAAGAGGGCAATATCACTTTTAATTCAAGCCAGAGATTTAGGATTAGATCATCCAAAAATGGACAAGCTAAAGGAGCTTATAAAAGAGCAGCTTGAGAAAAAACCAAACTCAAAAATAATCGTTTTCACGAATTATAGAGACACTGCGAAGAAAATAGTTAAGGAGTTAGTTGATATTGGGATTAAAGTTTCACGCTTTGTCGGACAAGCAAGCAGAGAGAATGACAAGGGAATGAGCCAGAAGAAGCAGAAAGAAATTCTTGACCTCTTCTCTCAGGGGGTATTCAACGTTCTAGTGGCTACAAGTGTTGGTGAGGAGGGTTTGGATGTTCCAGAAGTAGATTTGGTTGTATTCTATGAGCCGGTACCCTCAGCAATTAGGAGCATACAGAGAAGGGGAAGGACTGGAAGGCACAAGCCCGGCAGAGTTGTGATTTTAATGGCAAAAGGAACGAGAGATGAAGCCTACTACTGGAGTTCACGGCACAAAGAAAAGCAGATGATAGCTGTCCTTAAGAAGGTGAGTGAAATGGTTAAAAAAGAGAAGCAGGCTTCCCTTTTGGGATTTGTTAAGCCCAAAAAAGAGGAAGAAGAAAAAGGAGAGCTTATTGTTGAAGAAGAAAAAGAACAGCAGAAAGCTGAAGTTTCAACGGAAGAAGTCTATGAGAAACTTCCGGTTAAGCCAATTTTTGTGAAAAAGCCTAAAGGGATTGTCATCTATGTTGATTCTCGCGAGCTGAAGAGTCAAGTGCCCAAGTATCTTAAGGAACTTGGGGCTCACATTGAAGTCAAAACTCTGGATGTCGGTGATTACATAGTCAGCGAGGATGTAGCTGTTGAGAGGAAGTCGGCAAATGATTTCATTCAGTCCATAATTGACGGCCGTCTCTTTGACCAAGTGAAGAGGTTAACAGAGGCATATGCGAGACCCGTGATAATCATTGAGGGGCAGCTTTATGGAATTAGGAATGTTCATCCTAATGCAATTAGAGGGGCTTTAGCTGCCGTAACCATCGATTGGGGTGTGCCGATTCTCTTTTCTGCTGATGCTAAAGAGACAGCACAGTTCATCTACTTAATCGCAAAGAGAGAGCAGGAGGAAAGGAAAAAGGAAGTTGCTGTAAGGAGCGAGAAGAAGGCGTTGACTTTAGCGGATAGGCAGAGGCTGATAGTTGAAGGCTTACCTTATGTTTCAGCAACTTTAGCAAAGCGTTTGCTTAGGCATTTTGGAAGCGTTGAAAGGGTTTTCACAGCAAAAGAAAGCGAACTCATGGAAGTCGAAGGCATTGGAGAGAAAATAGCGAGGGAAATTAGGAAAGTTATCACAGCTCCTTATGTAGAAGACGAAAATAAATGA
- a CDS encoding M55 family metallopeptidase, whose translation MKAFISIDLEGMPFVVSREHLFVKGALYNEARKIATKITLTVAEALHEKGFDEIIIADSHGPMVNLLVDELPEYVELVRGFPRPLSMVAFAKGSDIAMFLGYHAKAGTPYATFDHTYSGATVDYLEINGVKVSEFLLNSYLLGSWDIPVVLVGGDAKLIEEDVESFTPWAEGVVFKNALSRYSAKSPSLAKLEKELREAVDRAVEKFKRGETKPLKTEEPVKVKLRFLGSEMADTAELLPTVKRIDGKTVEFEAKNVEEAYKLFELLVFAAAGVRAIVQR comes from the coding sequence ATGAAAGCCTTCATCTCCATAGATTTAGAAGGCATGCCCTTTGTCGTCAGCAGAGAGCATCTCTTTGTTAAAGGAGCCTTATATAATGAGGCAAGAAAGATAGCAACCAAAATAACATTGACTGTCGCAGAAGCACTTCACGAAAAAGGTTTTGACGAGATTATCATAGCAGACAGCCATGGCCCTATGGTCAACCTCTTGGTTGATGAACTGCCAGAATACGTTGAGCTTGTGAGAGGATTCCCAAGGCCTTTAAGCATGGTGGCTTTTGCTAAAGGAAGCGACATTGCAATGTTCCTAGGCTATCATGCAAAAGCTGGAACTCCCTATGCAACTTTTGATCACACTTACAGCGGTGCGACAGTTGATTATCTCGAGATAAACGGGGTTAAAGTGAGCGAATTCCTCCTCAACAGTTACCTCTTAGGTAGCTGGGACATTCCAGTTGTTCTTGTTGGTGGAGATGCAAAGCTGATTGAAGAAGACGTGGAAAGTTTCACCCCTTGGGCTGAGGGCGTTGTGTTTAAAAACGCTTTATCAAGATACTCAGCCAAAAGTCCAAGCTTAGCGAAGCTTGAAAAGGAGCTAAGGGAAGCAGTAGATAGAGCTGTTGAAAAGTTTAAGCGTGGAGAAACTAAACCGTTAAAAACAGAAGAGCCTGTGAAGGTTAAGCTTCGCTTCTTAGGAAGTGAGATGGCAGACACAGCTGAGCTCTTACCTACTGTGAAGAGAATTGATGGAAAAACTGTGGAGTTTGAAGCAAAGAATGTAGAAGAGGCATACAAGCTCTTTGAGCTTTTAGTGTTTGCAGCGGCAGGAGTTAGGGCGATAGTTCAGCGTTAA